One Nostoc punctiforme PCC 73102 DNA window includes the following coding sequences:
- a CDS encoding NADAR family protein: MTIYFYSTREEYGCFSNFSPHGFQLDGMYWSTSEHYFQAQKFVDTPHVELIRQVKTPKDAARMGRERTRPLRQDWEQVKDDIMRQAVLCKFQTHTDIRNILLSTGNAEIVENSPIDFYWGCGADGSGKNILGKILMEVRESLNYKYSADVDRRSVK, translated from the coding sequence ATGACAATCTACTTTTATAGCACTCGTGAAGAATATGGCTGTTTCTCTAACTTTTCGCCCCACGGCTTTCAATTAGATGGAATGTATTGGTCAACCAGCGAACACTACTTTCAAGCGCAAAAGTTTGTGGATACACCTCATGTAGAACTAATCCGCCAAGTTAAAACACCTAAAGATGCGGCAAGAATGGGGCGTGAGAGAACCCGTCCACTACGTCAAGATTGGGAACAAGTTAAAGACGATATCATGCGGCAAGCTGTGCTGTGCAAATTTCAAACTCATACTGATATTAGGAATATCCTACTTTCCACAGGCAATGCAGAAATTGTTGAAAACTCGCCCATCGATTTTTACTGGGGTTGCGGAGCCGATGGTAGCGGTAAAAATATCCTAGGAAAAATTTTAATGGAGGTGCGAGAGAGCCTGAACTATAAATACAGCGCAGATGTTGATCGTAGAAGTGTTAAATGA